Proteins found in one Geomonas subterranea genomic segment:
- a CDS encoding heavy metal sensor histidine kinase, with protein sequence MSSTRRPDAPRSTSITARLLGFYLIATLLILLCTNWFQFKALSKDLDYEDNDFLVERIVTLRAIVARHPDALRDQIPVNRPGQPKRHLVRVQDAEGRTLMQSPEMAGLAVELFPPAVTSAEKIGRGRKYRAPDRKRYLLNAGWAARGDDPHYRLIQVALDVTDEDALMSKYLVRTGVSVVAGLFVAALLGVTITRRGLRPLQEMAQKVARITEADLHQRIRTANWPRELDQLTVALDAMLGRLEESFARLSEFSANLAHELRTPINNLRGEAEVALSRARSEDEYRRIIESAIEEYERLSRMVGDILFLARPDRAHQPVLIDARLEVERLAEYYGNLADEQHTAIVIEGDGEVSVDPNLFQRAVGNLISNALHYGSQFGQIRVKLLQTVDGGLDLSVEDSGMGMDPAEVPRVFDRFYRSPQARQIYNQGSGLGLAIVRSIMNLHGGSASVVSRPGEGTVVTLRFPAPPRGETGVSVVQK encoded by the coding sequence ATGTCATCGACGAGGCGGCCTGACGCCCCGCGTTCCACCTCCATCACGGCGCGCCTGCTCGGCTTCTACCTCATCGCCACCCTCCTGATCCTCCTTTGCACCAACTGGTTCCAGTTCAAGGCCCTTTCCAAGGACCTGGACTATGAAGACAACGATTTCCTGGTGGAGCGGATCGTGACACTGCGAGCGATCGTCGCCCGCCACCCCGACGCCCTGAGGGACCAGATCCCGGTGAACAGGCCGGGGCAGCCCAAGCGCCACCTGGTGCGCGTTCAGGACGCCGAGGGGCGCACACTGATGCAGTCCCCGGAGATGGCGGGACTGGCGGTGGAACTGTTCCCCCCGGCCGTCACCAGCGCGGAGAAGATCGGGCGCGGCCGGAAGTACCGGGCCCCGGACCGGAAACGGTACCTGCTGAATGCCGGGTGGGCCGCTCGCGGAGATGATCCGCACTATCGCCTGATCCAGGTGGCCCTGGACGTCACGGACGAGGACGCGCTGATGTCCAAGTACCTGGTCCGCACCGGGGTTTCCGTCGTGGCCGGCCTGTTTGTCGCGGCGCTTCTGGGGGTGACCATAACGCGCAGGGGGCTGCGCCCGCTGCAGGAGATGGCGCAGAAGGTGGCCCGGATCACCGAGGCCGACCTGCACCAGCGCATCCGGACCGCGAACTGGCCTCGCGAGCTGGACCAGCTCACCGTGGCCCTGGACGCCATGCTGGGGAGGCTGGAGGAATCGTTCGCGCGCCTCTCCGAATTCTCCGCGAATCTCGCCCACGAACTGCGCACCCCGATCAACAACCTGCGCGGCGAGGCGGAAGTGGCGCTCTCCCGGGCACGCTCGGAGGACGAGTACCGCCGCATCATCGAATCGGCCATAGAGGAGTACGAGCGGCTCTCCCGCATGGTCGGTGACATCCTGTTCCTGGCGCGGCCGGACCGGGCCCACCAGCCGGTGCTCATCGACGCGCGGCTCGAGGTGGAGCGCCTGGCCGAGTACTACGGCAACCTGGCCGACGAACAGCACACGGCCATCGTGATCGAGGGGGACGGCGAGGTGAGCGTCGATCCCAACCTGTTCCAGCGCGCGGTCGGCAACCTGATCTCCAACGCGCTTCACTACGGGTCGCAGTTCGGGCAGATCAGGGTGAAGCTGCTGCAGACCGTGGACGGCGGCCTGGATTTATCGGTCGAGGACAGCGGCATGGGGATGGACCCCGCCGAGGTGCCGCGCGTCTTTGACCGGTTCTACCGCTCTCCGCAGGCGCGGCAGATCTACAACCAGGGGAGCGGCCTCGGGCTGGCCATCGTGCGTTCCATCATGAACCTGCACGGCGGCAGCGCCTCGGTGGTCAGCCGCCCCGGCGAGGGGACCGTGGTGACGCTGCGTTTCCCGGCACCCCCCCGCGGGGAGACAGGAGTGTCCGTTGTCCAGAAATGA
- a CDS encoding heavy metal response regulator transcription factor encodes MRILIIEDEQKAANYLKKGLTENGFSVDIANDGEDGLHLAMTEQYDLIILDVMLPVKGGWAVIQELREAGKEVPVIFLSARDAVHDRVHGLELGADDYLVKPYAFSELLARIRIILRRHPLQQAELLKMADLELDLVRHKARRGGQTLDLTVKEFQLLALMLRRPGEVLSRTTISEQVWGINFDSDTNVVDVAIRRLRKKVDDPFPLKLIHTIRGVGYVIDEAA; translated from the coding sequence ATGCGCATCCTGATCATCGAAGACGAGCAAAAAGCCGCCAACTACCTGAAGAAGGGACTCACCGAAAACGGCTTCAGCGTCGATATCGCCAACGACGGCGAGGACGGCCTGCACCTGGCGATGACCGAGCAGTACGACCTGATCATCCTCGACGTGATGCTCCCGGTAAAGGGAGGGTGGGCGGTCATCCAGGAGCTTCGGGAGGCCGGAAAGGAGGTCCCGGTGATCTTCCTTTCCGCACGTGACGCGGTGCACGACCGGGTGCACGGGCTGGAACTGGGGGCGGACGACTACCTGGTCAAGCCGTACGCCTTCTCGGAGCTTCTGGCCCGGATCAGGATCATCCTGCGCCGGCACCCGCTGCAGCAGGCGGAGCTATTGAAGATGGCCGACCTGGAGCTGGACCTGGTCCGGCACAAGGCGAGACGCGGCGGCCAGACCCTCGACCTCACCGTGAAGGAGTTCCAGCTCCTGGCGCTCATGCTCAGGCGCCCCGGGGAAGTCCTCTCCCGCACCACCATCTCGGAGCAGGTCTGGGGCATCAACTTCGACAGCGACACCAACGTGGTGGACGTCGCGATCAGAAGGCTGAGAAAGAAGGTGGACGACCCCTTCCCCCTGAAACTCATCCACACCATCAGGGGGGTCGGCTATGTCATCGACGAGGCGGCCTGA
- a CDS encoding methyl-accepting chemotaxis protein, translated as MTIKTKLTLNVITVILIVAGVSIASIVGMRFVDSKLQDLTQRSTPFQMRTVEFQRQIQEATGDLIKASVSRNRNEFEAARAEADKSLALVEKGQGALQALSGDVKLEAHQALTGIAGEIFSVTRGKLQAEEDAAAANRTITERIHEATARLKELDSKIKGLQSASSSSYSRSVTETKGVSDRVRNVEALKLTLKDFHLGLMEVSKAQSKKAVLISQAKCNSAMNKALQNEVAKSSSGISGDLKYLNGRIAPFVKAQGAAVEPGVTDTSARDQLFSEITQKMNAVNLVLEQEAAMAADTLSSESRKQSSYFGNSTVATGVMASNSELLSLGLKVDGLASRLFTAGSGKDVDAIEAELNGIFGRIAQVDSQLGKALSTLNARGETALLRQAEGALSAIRGLLFVKEGVLFKIRNRLDMEAKAATAMGKLREIVKQQAESGEKTVSVAQVDQENAIKTVNRMVRFSTMLIGGISLGAILFGIIFGIWVYRSISRPLSQLLGVSQAVAKGDLGVHIDSNSSDEVGKVQVAMAEMVDNLRGMVGKIKDATQSLASSSEELSATAVALEQGAEEQTARIDQSATAMTEMTQTTIEVAKNSSDTSDAATHMKGIAERGKQAMQETAQELDRFAESVKQAAQKVESLGKQSEEISDVVTLINDIANQTNLLALNAAIEAARAGEQGRGFAVVADNVRELAERTSTATQEISQTVKTMQNSVKSSVDFMHEERESVEKVQGQVQQTLVAIGEIVNYVEQVADMVQRIAVAAEEQSSTSAEVSQNMEGVHHIARELRSSFTDIRHSSGGLSQLATELNGMVGWFRV; from the coding sequence ATGACTATCAAGACCAAGCTGACCCTGAACGTAATCACCGTCATCCTGATCGTCGCCGGAGTCTCCATCGCCAGCATCGTCGGCATGCGCTTTGTCGACAGCAAGCTCCAGGATCTCACCCAGCGCAGTACCCCCTTCCAGATGAGGACGGTGGAGTTCCAGCGCCAGATCCAGGAGGCGACCGGCGACCTGATCAAGGCGAGCGTATCCAGAAACCGCAACGAGTTTGAGGCGGCCAGGGCCGAGGCGGACAAGTCGCTCGCGCTGGTGGAGAAGGGGCAGGGAGCGCTGCAGGCGTTATCCGGAGACGTGAAGCTCGAAGCGCACCAGGCGCTGACCGGCATAGCCGGCGAGATCTTCTCGGTCACCAGGGGGAAGCTCCAGGCCGAGGAGGACGCGGCGGCGGCCAACAGGACCATAACCGAACGCATCCATGAAGCCACGGCGCGCCTCAAGGAACTGGACAGCAAGATCAAGGGGCTGCAGTCGGCGAGCTCCAGCTCCTACAGCAGGTCCGTTACCGAGACCAAGGGGGTCTCGGACCGGGTGCGCAACGTGGAGGCGCTCAAGCTGACCTTGAAGGACTTCCACCTGGGGCTCATGGAGGTGAGCAAGGCGCAGAGCAAGAAGGCGGTCCTCATCTCGCAGGCCAAGTGCAACTCCGCCATGAACAAGGCGCTGCAAAACGAGGTGGCCAAAAGCTCGAGCGGCATCTCCGGTGATCTCAAGTACCTGAACGGCAGGATCGCCCCCTTCGTCAAGGCACAGGGGGCGGCGGTGGAGCCAGGCGTTACCGACACCTCGGCACGCGACCAGCTCTTCTCCGAGATAACCCAGAAGATGAACGCGGTGAACCTGGTCCTGGAACAGGAGGCGGCGATGGCGGCGGACACCCTCTCCTCGGAAAGCCGCAAGCAATCCTCCTACTTCGGCAACTCGACCGTCGCCACCGGGGTCATGGCCAGCAACTCCGAACTCCTCTCCCTGGGGCTCAAGGTGGACGGGCTCGCCTCGCGCCTGTTCACCGCCGGGAGCGGCAAGGACGTGGACGCCATCGAGGCCGAGCTGAACGGCATCTTCGGACGCATAGCGCAGGTGGATTCCCAGCTGGGAAAGGCGCTCTCCACGCTGAACGCCCGGGGAGAGACGGCGCTTCTGCGCCAGGCTGAGGGGGCGCTCTCCGCCATCAGGGGGCTGCTCTTCGTGAAGGAGGGGGTGCTCTTCAAGATCCGCAACCGGCTGGACATGGAGGCGAAGGCCGCCACCGCCATGGGCAAGCTGCGCGAAATCGTCAAGCAGCAGGCGGAGAGCGGGGAGAAAACGGTGAGCGTCGCCCAGGTGGACCAGGAGAACGCCATCAAGACGGTGAACCGGATGGTCCGTTTCTCCACCATGCTGATCGGGGGCATCAGCCTGGGGGCGATCCTCTTCGGCATCATATTCGGCATCTGGGTGTACCGCTCCATCTCGCGGCCGCTGTCCCAGCTGCTCGGTGTATCGCAGGCGGTGGCCAAGGGAGACCTGGGCGTTCACATCGACAGCAACAGCTCCGACGAGGTGGGGAAGGTGCAGGTGGCCATGGCGGAGATGGTGGACAACCTGAGGGGGATGGTGGGCAAGATCAAGGACGCCACCCAGAGCCTCGCCAGCAGCTCCGAGGAGCTTTCCGCCACCGCGGTGGCCCTGGAGCAGGGGGCCGAGGAGCAGACGGCGCGCATCGACCAGTCGGCGACGGCGATGACCGAGATGACCCAGACCACCATCGAGGTGGCGAAGAACTCCAGCGACACCTCGGACGCCGCGACCCACATGAAGGGGATCGCGGAGCGGGGCAAGCAGGCGATGCAGGAAACGGCGCAGGAGCTGGACCGTTTCGCGGAGTCGGTGAAGCAGGCGGCGCAGAAGGTGGAGTCGCTGGGGAAACAATCGGAGGAGATCAGCGACGTCGTCACCCTCATCAACGACATCGCCAACCAGACCAACCTGCTGGCGCTGAACGCGGCCATCGAGGCGGCGCGCGCCGGCGAGCAGGGGCGCGGCTTCGCCGTGGTCGCCGACAACGTGCGTGAACTGGCCGAGCGCACCAGCACCGCCACCCAGGAGATCTCACAAACCGTCAAGACCATGCAGAACAGCGTCAAGTCGTCGGTCGACTTCATGCACGAGGAAAGGGAGTCGGTGGAGAAGGTCCAGGGGCAGGTGCAGCAGACCCTGGTCGCCATCGGCGAGATCGTGAACTACGTGGAGCAGGTGGCGGACATGGTGCAGCGGATCGCCGTCGCCGCGGAGGAGCAATCCTCCACCAGCGCGGAGGTTTCACAGAACATGGAGGGGGTGCACCACATCGCCCGGGAGCTCAGAAGCTCGTTCACCGACATCAGGCACTCCTCAGGGGGGCTGTCGCAGCTTGCCACGGAACTAAACGGCATGGTGGGATGGTTCCGGGTTTAG
- a CDS encoding substrate-binding domain-containing protein — protein MKRGMICLALVASMVFGGTAMGEEIKAGGGGAPIDGYLKPVQEAFEKSTGITLNLNFSSATIAFKQLVAGELDLSTAGLAYADLLKTAKKENIEVADPSAYVATEIGASKIYTVAHKDNPVAALTLDQLKGIFTGKITNWKDVGGNDAPILIVLSSINPATNAAFKKLALADAPFATDVVDAGRFEDVREKVAANPEAIAFGPVTMLDATIKTVKTPDVARPVIVITKGAPSPKVQKLISFIKGEGQKFIKQ, from the coding sequence ATGAAAAGAGGGATGATTTGTCTGGCGCTTGTTGCATCGATGGTCTTCGGCGGCACCGCCATGGGAGAAGAGATCAAGGCGGGAGGGGGCGGCGCTCCCATCGACGGCTATCTGAAACCGGTGCAGGAAGCGTTCGAAAAGAGCACCGGCATCACGTTAAACCTCAACTTCAGCAGCGCCACCATCGCCTTCAAGCAACTCGTTGCGGGCGAACTCGACCTCTCCACAGCCGGCCTCGCCTACGCGGACCTCTTGAAGACCGCGAAGAAGGAGAACATCGAGGTCGCCGACCCGTCCGCCTACGTCGCCACCGAGATCGGCGCCAGCAAGATCTACACGGTTGCCCACAAGGACAACCCGGTCGCCGCCCTCACCCTGGATCAGCTGAAGGGGATCTTCACCGGCAAGATCACCAACTGGAAGGACGTGGGCGGCAACGATGCCCCCATCCTCATCGTCCTCTCTTCGATCAATCCCGCGACCAACGCCGCTTTCAAGAAACTCGCGCTGGCGGACGCCCCCTTCGCCACCGATGTGGTCGACGCGGGACGGTTCGAGGACGTGCGCGAGAAGGTGGCCGCCAACCCGGAGGCGATCGCATTCGGCCCGGTCACCATGCTGGACGCCACCATCAAGACCGTGAAGACCCCGGACGTGGCGCGCCCGGTCATCGTGATCACCAAGGGGGCACCCTCGCCGAAGGTGCAGAAGCTGATCTCCTTCATCAAGGGGGAAGGCCAGAAGTTCATCAAGCAGTAG
- a CDS encoding substrate-binding domain-containing protein, translating to MRVIRIVAAVLVSLLSGLTPLAGADELKIGAGGAPTENILKPVRSAFEMASGLKLYIVASGPKNAFVDLQKGDVDAAAAGLTYQDWLALMKKEGAEVGQPAAFTPIVIGKDKVKVLVNKENKVNQLSAEQLKGIFSGEISSWKEVGGEDAPVLVVIGKLTPGTNSMFFKKFLGDKAVAKDVIDATTAEDVRLNVASNPSAIGFGPLSLVDASVKAVETPELARDITLITKGKPSAKVQKLLDFISGEGKKYIKQ from the coding sequence ATGAGAGTGATCCGTATCGTGGCAGCCGTTCTTGTGTCTTTACTGTCAGGTCTCACCCCCCTCGCCGGGGCCGATGAGCTGAAGATCGGGGCTGGCGGCGCCCCCACCGAGAACATCTTGAAGCCGGTCCGTTCAGCGTTCGAGATGGCAAGCGGGCTGAAGCTCTACATCGTCGCCTCCGGGCCGAAGAACGCGTTTGTGGACCTGCAAAAAGGGGACGTGGACGCCGCCGCAGCGGGACTCACCTACCAGGACTGGCTGGCGCTGATGAAGAAGGAAGGAGCGGAGGTGGGGCAACCGGCGGCCTTCACGCCCATCGTCATCGGCAAGGACAAGGTCAAGGTGCTGGTGAACAAGGAGAACAAGGTGAACCAGCTGAGCGCCGAACAGTTGAAGGGGATCTTCTCCGGCGAGATCTCATCGTGGAAAGAGGTCGGCGGAGAGGATGCGCCGGTACTGGTGGTGATCGGCAAGCTCACTCCCGGCACCAACAGCATGTTCTTCAAGAAGTTTCTGGGAGACAAGGCGGTGGCCAAGGACGTGATCGATGCCACTACGGCCGAGGACGTGAGGTTGAACGTCGCCTCGAACCCCTCCGCCATCGGGTTCGGCCCCCTTTCCCTGGTCGACGCCTCGGTGAAGGCCGTCGAGACCCCCGAACTGGCCCGGGACATCACCCTGATCACCAAGGGAAAACCCTCGGCCAAGGTCCAGAAGCTCCTCGACTTCATCAGCGGCGAGGGGAAAAAGTACATCAAGCAGTAG